From Paenibacillus polymyxa, the proteins below share one genomic window:
- a CDS encoding ABC transporter ATP-binding protein: MNIEVECVTFSIHDKRLIDGISLQVKTGELVGLIGPNGSGKSTLLKNMYRVLRPDSGLVTLDGQDLLRMKYKETARQMAVVSQDAPQTFDFSVRDIVLMGRHPHKKLLEADTVFDHELVEQALERVGMNAQADQGFATLSGGEKQRVLIARALAGQAKFLILDEPTNHLDIRYQLQILDLVKTLQITALAALHDLNLAACYCDRLYVLKEGKVVASGITENVLQPDLLRSVFGVETEIRIHPKTGKPSITFLPDSLRGGDHL; this comes from the coding sequence ATGAATATAGAAGTCGAATGCGTGACCTTCAGTATTCACGATAAACGGTTGATCGACGGCATCAGTCTCCAAGTGAAAACAGGAGAGCTGGTCGGGCTGATCGGTCCGAATGGCAGCGGCAAATCTACGTTGCTTAAGAATATGTATCGGGTGTTAAGGCCTGACAGTGGTTTGGTGACGCTGGATGGCCAGGATTTATTGCGGATGAAGTACAAAGAGACGGCGCGACAAATGGCAGTGGTGAGTCAGGATGCGCCCCAAACGTTTGATTTTTCAGTACGGGACATCGTCCTGATGGGCCGCCATCCTCATAAGAAACTGCTGGAAGCAGATACTGTCTTCGATCATGAGCTGGTTGAGCAGGCGCTGGAGCGGGTAGGCATGAATGCTCAAGCGGATCAGGGGTTTGCTACCCTGTCGGGCGGTGAAAAGCAACGGGTATTGATCGCCAGGGCTTTGGCCGGACAAGCGAAATTTCTCATTTTGGACGAGCCGACGAATCATCTTGATATCCGGTATCAGCTGCAAATTCTCGATTTGGTCAAAACACTTCAGATCACTGCTTTAGCTGCACTGCATGATTTAAATTTGGCGGCATGTTATTGTGACCGATTGTATGTATTAAAAGAAGGCAAGGTGGTAGCCTCCGGCATAACAGAGAATGTGCTTCAGCCTGACCTGCTACGCAGTGTATTCGGGGTGGAAACAGAAATTCGCATTCATCCGAAAACCGGGAAACCGAGTATTACCTTTTTACCGGATTCTCTTAGAGGTGGAGACCATCTATGA
- a CDS encoding FecCD family ABC transporter permease: MISRTNSVYSSKPHSRADLAGKPPWRFTTILLLLTAGLVLSVTLAVMLGPVAVAPGTVWRIALSHLPWLDQWIPVTWTKPEQYIVWEIRFPRVLLGVVVGAGLAVTGAAIQALIRNSLADPYILGVSSGASVTATLVIVFGAFGFLGRLTLPISAFIGSLAAMLMVFALARVAGRISTTRLLLAGVAVSMMLSAVTSFIVTMAPNEKGIRDAMYWMMGSLAGAQWDTLFIPSLIIAVGTAVLLTRCRSLNALLTGEEAAVTLGVNVQAFRVLLVVVASLLTGAVVSVSGSIGFVGLMIPHIVRLIVGSDHRRVLPVSLLSGAIFVVWADVCARLVLAPQELPIGIVTAVCGGPFFVWLLRRSSYSFGGEK, from the coding sequence ATGATTTCGAGAACAAATAGCGTTTATTCATCCAAGCCTCATTCTCGAGCTGATCTAGCAGGGAAGCCTCCATGGAGATTTACAACAATTCTGCTGTTATTAACTGCGGGACTGGTGCTGTCAGTTACACTTGCGGTCATGCTGGGTCCTGTGGCTGTCGCCCCAGGGACAGTATGGCGAATTGCGCTGTCCCATCTGCCCTGGCTGGATCAGTGGATACCCGTGACATGGACCAAACCAGAGCAATATATCGTCTGGGAAATTCGCTTTCCGCGTGTGCTGCTAGGTGTTGTCGTGGGAGCAGGACTTGCTGTTACCGGAGCGGCTATACAGGCATTAATTCGCAATTCGTTAGCGGACCCCTATATTCTAGGAGTCTCGTCAGGTGCTTCAGTGACTGCGACGTTAGTTATTGTGTTTGGAGCTTTTGGATTTTTGGGACGACTTACACTGCCCATATCTGCTTTTATAGGCTCTCTAGCTGCGATGCTTATGGTGTTTGCGTTAGCTCGTGTGGCCGGACGGATATCGACGACCCGCTTGCTGTTGGCAGGGGTGGCGGTATCTATGATGCTGTCGGCTGTGACTAGCTTTATCGTTACGATGGCCCCGAATGAAAAAGGCATCCGTGACGCGATGTATTGGATGATGGGAAGTCTGGCAGGCGCTCAATGGGATACGCTTTTCATTCCAAGCCTTATTATAGCCGTGGGAACGGCTGTCCTTTTGACCCGATGCCGCTCATTGAATGCTTTGCTGACAGGAGAAGAAGCCGCCGTAACGCTCGGTGTGAACGTGCAGGCGTTCCGTGTATTATTGGTTGTTGTCGCTTCCCTTTTAACCGGGGCAGTCGTATCAGTGAGTGGCTCGATTGGTTTTGTTGGGCTTATGATTCCACACATCGTTAGGCTAATAGTGGGATCGGATCATCGACGTGTCCTGCCCGTCAGCCTGCTTTCGGGAGCTATCTTTGTCGTGTGGGCAGACGTATGTGCCCGGCTCGTGCTGGCTCCACAAGAGCTGCCGATTGGTATTGTAACGGCTGTGTGTGGCGGACCCTTTTTTGTGTGGCTGCTGCGGCGCAGTTCCTACTCGTTTGGAGGTGAAAAATGA
- a CDS encoding CobW family GTP-binding protein has translation MIPIVVLSGFLGSGKTTLLQHALAYYKEQGLKPAILMNELGDVNLDGSLVNDQAPMKEMLSGCICCTIRGDLGVELMNLAEEYKPDVIIVECTGVANPMEIVDAVTDASIYSSMVLQSVITVVDARQFLDFSLGSERSKSFRLMQDQLRCASKLIINKTDLLAAGELQKVQALVKELNPYALTVSTERSDVDLGAFFSIQGEKRMDVSRQKESTVDIANDHQHAEAHFHTYGHDDHTGHHPHDYHEPEHHDHEHEHGEHYHSYDHVVVHTYFFGQPVSRFEFEQLFRSLPAEIYRAKGIVRFLESEGQMMFQFAYRELEIIPIRPQKPVNDVAVIMGENFSASEIGERLKKLEAAAKPLASS, from the coding sequence ATGATACCGATTGTTGTTTTATCCGGATTTTTGGGCAGCGGGAAAACAACTCTTCTTCAGCATGCGCTGGCTTACTACAAGGAGCAGGGGCTCAAGCCAGCTATTCTGATGAATGAGTTGGGTGATGTTAATCTGGACGGCAGTTTGGTGAACGACCAAGCCCCCATGAAGGAAATGCTCAGTGGCTGTATATGCTGTACCATTCGCGGAGATTTGGGCGTCGAGCTCATGAATCTTGCCGAGGAATATAAGCCAGATGTGATTATTGTAGAATGTACCGGAGTGGCTAATCCAATGGAGATTGTAGATGCAGTGACAGATGCCTCCATATATTCTTCTATGGTTTTACAATCTGTTATCACGGTCGTGGATGCGCGTCAATTTCTGGATTTCTCCTTGGGTAGTGAGAGAAGCAAGTCGTTTCGTTTGATGCAGGATCAGCTGCGATGTGCTTCCAAACTGATTATTAACAAGACTGATTTATTGGCTGCGGGAGAATTGCAAAAAGTACAGGCCCTTGTAAAAGAATTAAATCCTTATGCTTTGACTGTAAGCACGGAGCGTAGTGACGTAGATTTGGGTGCCTTTTTCTCCATTCAAGGAGAGAAACGGATGGATGTTTCACGGCAAAAGGAGTCCACAGTCGATATCGCGAATGATCATCAGCATGCGGAAGCTCATTTTCACACGTATGGTCATGATGATCATACAGGCCATCATCCTCATGACTATCATGAGCCCGAGCATCACGACCATGAACATGAACACGGAGAGCATTATCATTCCTACGACCATGTAGTTGTTCATACGTATTTTTTTGGACAACCTGTGTCACGCTTCGAGTTTGAACAGTTGTTCCGCAGTTTGCCTGCTGAAATTTACCGGGCCAAAGGAATCGTGCGATTTTTGGAATCGGAGGGCCAGATGATGTTTCAATTTGCCTATCGTGAGCTGGAAATCATCCCGATCCGACCGCAAAAGCCAGTGAACGATGTAGCGGTGATCATGGGCGAGAATTTCTCTGCTTCTGAGATCGGGGAACGATTGAAAAAGCTTGAAGCGGCTGCAAAGCCACTGGCTAGTTCATGA
- a CDS encoding permease — protein MKNSTLLKMLPFMIPFAFLIPVLITLSPQWLRLLDIGQLQSLKTVFMGIFLEAVPFLLIGVLVSSLLQWLVPETWIRKIAPAHPVSGVLLASLLGMLFPICECGMIPVVRQLMLKGMPAYMGITFILSGPIINPVVLAATMMAFPSHPEVTVVRMGLAFVVSATIGLIIYAFVRVHPLKRSLLSFNQQKQNNQTHRHNRTWRGFFVHAGDEFLDMSKYLVIGALLTACIQAFIPRDEMLSLSNGTAGSYAFMMGFAYVLSLCSTSDAFVATAFSHTFTLGPLAAFLVLGPMLDFKGTLMLLSTFRTKFVVILGLLIILLVLMGSIATEWLLGR, from the coding sequence ATGAAAAACAGTACGCTGTTGAAGATGCTGCCTTTTATGATTCCGTTTGCCTTTCTCATCCCTGTGCTTATTACGCTATCTCCTCAGTGGCTTCGTTTGTTAGATATAGGGCAGCTGCAGTCATTAAAGACGGTATTTATGGGTATTTTTCTGGAGGCTGTTCCGTTTCTCCTGATCGGTGTGCTTGTTTCATCCCTTTTACAGTGGCTTGTACCGGAGACATGGATTCGTAAAATAGCGCCTGCCCATCCTGTGTCGGGTGTCCTGCTCGCCTCCTTGCTAGGTATGCTGTTTCCCATCTGTGAGTGCGGCATGATCCCTGTCGTTCGCCAATTAATGCTCAAGGGAATGCCTGCCTATATGGGTATCACTTTTATCTTAAGCGGACCTATTATCAACCCCGTAGTACTGGCTGCGACGATGATGGCTTTCCCTTCCCATCCTGAGGTCACTGTCGTTCGAATGGGTTTGGCATTTGTCGTTTCCGCGACCATCGGATTGATCATATATGCCTTTGTGCGTGTGCATCCGCTCAAACGGTCTTTGCTCTCTTTTAACCAGCAAAAGCAGAACAATCAGACTCATCGGCATAACCGCACATGGCGGGGATTTTTTGTACATGCTGGCGACGAGTTTTTGGACATGAGTAAATATCTCGTTATCGGCGCATTATTGACAGCTTGCATCCAAGCCTTTATCCCACGTGACGAAATGCTTTCGTTAAGCAATGGAACGGCTGGCTCGTACGCCTTTATGATGGGCTTTGCCTACGTGCTATCGCTATGTTCCACCTCTGATGCCTTTGTAGCTACTGCTTTTTCACATACCTTTACACTGGGTCCGCTGGCAGCCTTTCTTGTACTCGGCCCGATGCTTGATTTCAAAGGCACACTCATGCTGCTCAGCACCTTTCGCACCAAATTTGTCGTGATCTTGGGCTTGCTCATTATTTTACTCGTCCTGATGGGATCTATAGCTACTGAATGGTTATTGGGGAGGTAA
- a CDS encoding TIGR03943 family putative permease subunit — MNSTFSIRCQYGMRSLLMIGLAAYIITLHRTSALHYYLAPHMQKLLLLCPVPLIFIALAMAWHVIVGSRDGEDVCDCEHPLPQSWFKKTLVYGMLLIPLLFGSLLPNQALGSDMAAKKGMSFTYPNPDIRRKTDIQTTNTPAASLLSTPSFTPTSLPLKGKWSQEALDKLFVPPDEYNVEFAELAKRLYQQPIIQIHPEIFSETIGAIELYKHAFQGKKVQVTGFVYKDDNLPGKGLFAVGRFLVMCCTADAMPFGIIVQSQNPPSFDKDTWVTIEGTLHATQKDNAPVLEIRSDKITTVKQPESPYVYTQADSVATYDRLNTAH; from the coding sequence GTGAATTCAACCTTTAGCATCCGCTGTCAATATGGCATGCGCTCCTTGCTCATGATCGGATTAGCTGCATACATCATCACATTACATCGCACAAGTGCACTTCATTACTACTTGGCTCCGCACATGCAAAAGCTGCTTTTACTCTGTCCTGTGCCACTCATATTCATCGCTTTGGCGATGGCATGGCACGTAATCGTGGGAAGCCGGGATGGTGAAGATGTATGCGATTGCGAACATCCTTTACCGCAAAGCTGGTTCAAAAAAACTCTCGTATATGGAATGCTGCTCATTCCGTTGCTGTTCGGATCACTGCTGCCCAATCAGGCGCTTGGCAGTGATATGGCAGCCAAAAAAGGTATGTCCTTCACCTATCCCAACCCGGATATCCGACGAAAAACAGACATACAAACCACGAACACACCCGCAGCCTCCCTTTTATCCACTCCATCTTTCACACCAACTTCGCTCCCTCTAAAGGGAAAATGGAGTCAGGAAGCGCTGGATAAGCTGTTCGTTCCGCCCGATGAGTACAATGTAGAATTCGCCGAGCTGGCGAAACGTCTGTATCAGCAACCCATTATACAGATCCATCCGGAGATTTTTTCCGAAACTATAGGAGCGATCGAACTGTATAAACACGCTTTTCAAGGAAAAAAAGTACAGGTGACCGGCTTTGTCTATAAAGACGACAATCTACCGGGTAAAGGTCTATTTGCAGTAGGAAGGTTCCTCGTTATGTGCTGTACTGCCGATGCCATGCCATTCGGGATTATCGTCCAATCCCAGAACCCTCCGTCCTTTGACAAGGATACCTGGGTGACTATTGAAGGAACACTGCATGCAACGCAAAAGGATAATGCACCCGTACTTGAAATTCGATCCGATAAAATAACGACTGTCAAGCAGCCAGAATCCCCTTATGTCTATACCCAAGCAGACTCGGTAGCAACCTATGATCGCTTGAATACGGCACACTAA
- a CDS encoding CobW family GTP-binding protein: protein MMNKVPVILISGFLGSGKTTLLLRLLAYTRQIPLRAAVLMNEMGEYDVDSAIISEEMPDVTVEGLLEGCICCSKRNELAGALHTLLSQEPDVIFMETTGVANPEQVLEELRSPLLADRLYLVHGISVVDAELFHEYNSRFTADKELVRTLHGQLRSAEFIVVNKTDVASSREVAKVVKNIRKLNDTAKLQTTEYSRIDLEPLLEPVLTSVWVDPKPVQVFQHTSAQMQPNDAEASPIPIPAKDNERPSSASRSTAFKVISAHRQNHSHDHDRPHSFSRLESLTLHQYSPQPLEKQRLEDFLTGLGSSLLRAKGYCVLPHEGTMLLQFSGSHLEWQPTALPVSQGYVTLIGEQLDKASITEQWEQCFVSL, encoded by the coding sequence ATGATGAACAAAGTTCCTGTTATATTAATCAGTGGTTTTCTTGGAAGCGGCAAAACGACACTACTTTTGCGGCTGTTAGCCTATACTCGTCAGATTCCTCTTCGTGCTGCTGTTTTAATGAACGAAATGGGCGAATATGATGTAGACAGCGCTATTATTTCAGAGGAAATGCCTGACGTAACAGTGGAAGGACTGCTAGAGGGGTGCATTTGTTGCAGCAAAAGAAATGAGCTGGCTGGCGCACTGCACACCCTGCTCAGCCAAGAGCCGGATGTGATCTTCATGGAGACCACCGGAGTAGCCAACCCCGAGCAGGTGTTGGAGGAACTTCGCTCTCCACTGCTGGCAGATCGGCTGTATCTGGTTCACGGCATCAGTGTGGTGGATGCTGAGCTGTTCCATGAATACAACAGCCGCTTCACTGCAGACAAGGAGCTGGTTCGGACTCTGCACGGACAGCTTCGCTCCGCCGAATTTATTGTTGTGAACAAAACGGATGTCGCAAGTAGCCGTGAAGTGGCTAAGGTCGTCAAGAACATCCGCAAGCTCAACGATACGGCCAAGTTGCAAACTACTGAGTATAGCCGCATTGACCTTGAACCACTGCTGGAACCTGTCCTGACCTCCGTATGGGTTGACCCGAAACCTGTACAAGTATTTCAACATACATCGGCACAGATGCAGCCCAATGATGCAGAAGCATCGCCTATCCCAATTCCCGCTAAAGATAACGAAAGACCTAGCAGTGCCTCCAGAAGTACCGCATTCAAAGTGATTTCTGCACACCGTCAAAACCACAGTCACGATCACGACCGCCCCCATTCCTTTTCCCGTCTGGAGAGCTTAACACTGCATCAATATTCTCCTCAGCCATTGGAAAAGCAACGATTAGAAGACTTCCTGACTGGGCTAGGTTCCTCGCTGCTTCGTGCGAAAGGTTATTGTGTGCTTCCGCATGAGGGTACAATGCTTTTGCAATTCTCAGGAAGTCACTTGGAATGGCAGCCCACCGCACTTCCGGTGAGCCAGGGATATGTCACACTCATTGGAGAGCAGCTTGACAAAGCGTCCATTACCGAGCAATGGGAACAGTGCTTCGTTTCGCTGTAG